In a genomic window of Flavobacterium crassostreae:
- a CDS encoding PAS domain S-box protein: protein MSINFSELSHEKLVEVAKNQAELLDRLQKKEAQKKPVTTLFKNKKVSKLEKSEKRFRALVENNEGIITVLNKDFKTIFRSVSSARITGYSDEEFNAIQKEDYFHPDYLNYVAVLFQAVLDNPGQLYPALFQIKHKKGHYIWLEGVLNNKLNDKYVAGILANFRDVTEKMAFNRALQKERDIFAKIAATSPGLIYSMAQNLDGSLSYLYASEAISEIYGFTFEQIKNHTNKVMECIHPEDVTEINQKITNTKTKLVPLKGVYRYFHPTKGLVWHEVNSLPVVAPDGTVVCHGIITDITERIRAEQKIIKSNRLYLFISQINQMIVRTTQEETLFKEACKIAVEYGKFKMVWIGLLDPESNKITPTVVAGEDLGYIEIIQQKLANPVLESRGPVGTVIRSNKYVVCNDIAKDKIMQPWSQEALARGYHSLMCLPIKKFGKTIGVFNFYSSEKLFFDLEEINLLQEATQDVAFALEIIEKDQKSKKAEAAIYQSEKRYYTLTEASPVGIFRSDTLGNTTYVNPRWTQISGLTQQQALGTGWLHAVHKEDKRLLLKNWKKAIANHENFSFEFRFIRPDNTITWVMGQAIAEKNAHKEVVGYIGTVTEITKRKITEQALQRSEERYRGLLNNLDAGIVAYKPDYSIIMSNLKASELLGFDVQEMIINKKCVNYWEFLNDDGTVMAKENFPINQILGHAKPLKNFIIRINHSKELQNKWVLVNGFPILDEKGKIVEVVISFIDITLKRQMEIEINKSKEIAESANKAKTDFLANMSHEIRTPLNGIIGFTHLLKKSKLDADQSKYMATVHESAKSLMQIVNDVLDFSKIESGKLELHLERVHLSQLCSQVMALFQHEANTKNIVLELALSNELPKQVLVDVMRLKQVLVNLLSNALKLTDSGTIKLDVSVIKRSKNKRCTIMFSVQDTGIGIQKNNTQKIFDSFVQEDNSTSRKFGGTGLGLTISNQLLALMGSVLSVESEYGQGSNFFFTIQLQVESSNNSKSSSKKIKKAVPKAALLKTLGPKNILIVEDNKINMLLAKKLLKRILPNATIYEAVDGNEAVDKFKQLAIDIIFMDIQMPNKNGYQAATEIRAMQKEIPIPIIAITAGILAGEKEKCFQSGMNDYLPKPINISDLKKITTKWMY, encoded by the coding sequence ATGAGTATAAATTTTTCAGAACTTAGTCATGAAAAACTAGTAGAGGTTGCTAAAAATCAAGCAGAATTACTGGATCGTTTGCAAAAAAAAGAAGCTCAAAAGAAGCCCGTAACCACACTTTTCAAAAACAAAAAGGTATCTAAATTAGAAAAAAGCGAAAAACGCTTTCGGGCTTTGGTAGAAAACAACGAAGGGATTATTACAGTTCTAAACAAAGATTTTAAAACTATTTTTCGGAGTGTTTCTTCTGCTCGCATAACTGGATATTCTGATGAAGAGTTCAATGCCATCCAAAAAGAAGATTATTTTCATCCAGATTACTTAAACTATGTTGCGGTATTATTCCAAGCAGTATTGGATAATCCGGGGCAGTTATACCCTGCTTTGTTTCAAATAAAACACAAAAAAGGGCATTACATTTGGCTAGAAGGAGTACTCAATAACAAACTGAACGACAAATACGTTGCTGGTATTCTAGCCAATTTTAGAGACGTTACCGAAAAAATGGCTTTTAATAGAGCCTTACAAAAAGAACGAGATATATTTGCTAAAATTGCCGCAACCTCGCCAGGGTTGATTTATTCTATGGCCCAAAATTTAGATGGCTCCTTGAGCTATTTGTATGCTAGCGAGGCGATAAGTGAAATTTATGGTTTTACTTTTGAACAAATTAAAAACCATACCAATAAGGTCATGGAGTGCATCCACCCCGAAGACGTTACAGAAATAAATCAAAAAATAACCAATACCAAAACCAAACTCGTCCCTCTAAAAGGGGTTTATAGGTATTTTCATCCTACCAAAGGATTGGTTTGGCACGAGGTCAACTCGTTGCCTGTAGTAGCCCCAGATGGAACGGTGGTTTGTCATGGAATTATTACCGATATTACGGAGCGCATCCGTGCAGAACAAAAAATTATTAAAAGCAATAGGCTCTACTTGTTTATCAGTCAAATCAACCAAATGATTGTACGGACTACACAGGAAGAAACCCTATTTAAGGAGGCTTGTAAAATTGCAGTAGAGTACGGCAAATTTAAAATGGTCTGGATTGGTCTGTTAGATCCCGAATCCAACAAAATAACCCCCACGGTAGTGGCGGGAGAGGATCTTGGCTATATAGAGATCATCCAACAAAAATTAGCAAACCCAGTATTAGAATCCAGAGGCCCCGTAGGCACAGTGATCCGAAGCAATAAATATGTAGTTTGTAATGACATTGCCAAGGATAAAATAATGCAACCATGGAGTCAAGAAGCCTTAGCTAGAGGTTACCATTCTTTAATGTGTTTGCCTATTAAAAAATTTGGAAAAACAATAGGGGTTTTTAATTTTTACTCCAGTGAAAAACTATTTTTTGATCTGGAAGAAATTAATTTACTCCAAGAAGCCACCCAAGATGTTGCTTTTGCTTTAGAAATCATAGAAAAAGATCAAAAAAGCAAAAAAGCAGAAGCGGCTATTTACCAAAGTGAAAAAAGATACTATACCCTGACAGAGGCATCCCCAGTGGGTATTTTTAGATCCGATACTTTAGGAAACACAACGTATGTAAACCCAAGGTGGACCCAAATATCGGGATTGACACAGCAACAAGCTTTAGGTACTGGTTGGTTGCATGCAGTACATAAGGAAGACAAAAGACTTTTGCTGAAAAATTGGAAAAAAGCAATTGCGAACCATGAAAATTTTTCTTTCGAGTTTCGGTTCATCAGACCAGACAATACCATTACTTGGGTTATGGGGCAGGCTATTGCCGAAAAAAATGCCCACAAGGAGGTTGTTGGCTACATTGGTACAGTTACAGAAATTACCAAACGAAAAATTACTGAACAAGCACTCCAACGAAGCGAGGAACGCTACAGAGGCTTACTCAATAATTTGGATGCAGGTATTGTAGCCTACAAGCCAGATTATTCTATAATTATGAGCAATTTAAAAGCCTCTGAATTGTTAGGGTTCGATGTTCAGGAAATGATTATAAACAAAAAATGTGTCAACTATTGGGAGTTTTTGAATGACGATGGAACTGTAATGGCAAAAGAAAATTTTCCGATAAATCAAATTCTGGGCCATGCGAAACCCCTAAAGAATTTTATTATTAGAATTAACCATTCTAAAGAACTACAAAATAAATGGGTTTTAGTCAATGGGTTTCCTATTTTGGATGAAAAAGGTAAAATAGTAGAGGTAGTTATCAGTTTTATTGATATTACTCTAAAGCGGCAAATGGAAATAGAAATAAACAAGTCAAAAGAAATAGCAGAATCTGCAAACAAGGCCAAAACAGATTTCTTGGCCAATATGAGTCACGAGATACGAACCCCTCTAAACGGTATTATTGGTTTTACCCATTTATTAAAAAAGTCCAAATTAGATGCCGATCAATCCAAATACATGGCTACGGTTCATGAATCTGCTAAATCATTAATGCAGATTGTTAATGATGTTCTTGATTTTTCTAAAATAGAATCTGGCAAACTAGAGTTACATCTCGAAAGGGTGCATTTGAGCCAACTTTGTAGCCAGGTTATGGCTTTATTTCAGCATGAGGCAAATACCAAAAACATAGTTTTAGAACTTGCCCTTTCTAACGAACTACCCAAACAAGTCTTGGTCGATGTAATGCGGCTAAAACAAGTCTTGGTCAATTTGCTGAGTAATGCTTTAAAATTGACCGACTCCGGAACTATAAAACTAGACGTCTCTGTGATAAAACGTTCTAAAAACAAACGGTGTACCATTATGTTTTCGGTACAAGATACCGGAATAGGAATACAAAAAAACAACACCCAAAAAATATTTGATTCTTTTGTACAAGAAGACAATTCCACCAGCCGGAAATTTGGAGGTACTGGTCTTGGTTTGACCATTTCCAACCAATTGTTGGCTTTAATGGGCAGCGTTCTGTCTGTGGAGAGTGAGTATGGTCAAGGGAGTAATTTTTTCTTTACCATTCAATTGCAGGTAGAAAGCAGTAACAACTCCAAGTCTAGTTCCAAGAAAATTAAAAAGGCAGTCCCAAAGGCGGCATTGCTTAAAACACTAGGGCCAAAAAATATTCTTATTGTAGAAGACAACAAAATAAACATGTTATTGGCCAAAAAATTATTAAAAAGAATTTTGCCAAATGCCACCATTTATGAAGCAGTTGATGGTAATGAAGCAGTTGATAAATTTAAACAACTAGCCATAGATATTATATTTATGGACATACAAATGCCCAATAAAAATGGCTACCAAGCCGCTACAGAAATTAGAGCCATGCAAAAAGAAATTCCGATACCTATAATTGCTATAACAGCAGGAATACTGGCAGGCGAAAAAGAAAAATGCTTTCAATCAGGTATGAACGACTACTTGCCCAAACCCATTAATATTTCGGACTTAAAAAAAATAACTACAAAATGGATGTATTAA
- a CDS encoding ABC transporter permease, producing MRTILFIIQKEFKQIFRNKAMLPILFVLPFLQLIILSNAASFEVKNIAISYIDHDHSAASRALIHKFQSSDYFVMFPPFDTKKEADLAMKKGTIAVVIEIPNHFERQLVTQNKSPLSVRINAIDGAAAGVQSAYVTQIIRSFDPMVSTKWNSAKSQVLAPPKNSIAIPLFWYNNSLNYKTLMVPGILVLLVTMLTLFLSAMNIVREKEMGTLEQINATPIKKYQFIIGKLFPFWLLGLLILSVGLVLAKIVFAIPMLGSIGLLYLFTSVYLLVILGIGLFISNFTNTQQQAMFIAWFITVLFILMSGLFTPIESMPDWAQQLTLLNPIRYYVQVIRMVLLKGASFDAIATPFYSIVFYAFVSNLLAIWSYKKTN from the coding sequence ATGAGAACTATATTATTTATAATACAAAAAGAATTTAAACAAATTTTCAGGAATAAGGCCATGTTGCCTATTCTGTTTGTTTTGCCATTTTTACAATTAATAATACTATCCAATGCAGCTAGTTTTGAGGTAAAAAACATAGCCATATCCTATATAGACCATGACCACTCTGCGGCCTCTAGAGCGTTGATCCACAAGTTTCAATCTTCGGATTATTTTGTAATGTTCCCTCCTTTTGATACTAAAAAAGAAGCCGATTTAGCAATGAAAAAAGGCACAATAGCAGTAGTTATCGAAATCCCAAATCATTTTGAACGTCAATTGGTAACCCAAAATAAATCTCCACTATCTGTGCGTATCAACGCTATTGATGGAGCAGCAGCAGGAGTACAAAGTGCTTATGTAACGCAGATTATTCGAAGTTTTGATCCAATGGTATCCACCAAATGGAATAGCGCTAAATCCCAGGTATTGGCACCACCCAAAAACAGTATTGCCATACCTCTGTTTTGGTATAACAACAGCTTAAATTATAAAACGCTTATGGTACCGGGTATTTTGGTTTTGCTGGTAACCATGCTTACTTTGTTTTTGTCTGCCATGAATATAGTACGTGAAAAAGAGATGGGAACCCTAGAGCAGATTAATGCCACTCCCATAAAAAAATACCAATTTATTATAGGAAAATTATTTCCGTTCTGGTTATTAGGTTTGCTAATTTTGAGCGTAGGATTGGTTCTTGCCAAAATAGTTTTTGCAATCCCAATGTTAGGTAGTATCGGGTTGCTTTACCTTTTTACATCCGTGTATTTATTGGTTATTTTGGGTATTGGTTTGTTTATTTCTAATTTTACCAATACCCAACAACAAGCCATGTTTATTGCTTGGTTTATTACGGTGTTATTTATTTTAATGAGTGGTTTGTTTACTCCCATCGAAAGCATGCCAGATTGGGCGCAGCAACTTACTTTATTAAACCCTATTCGGTATTACGTGCAAGTTATCCGAATGGTATTACTCAAAGGAGCTTCTTTTGATGCTATTGCAACGCCATTCTATAGCATTGTTTTTTATGCTTTTGTTAGTAATTTATTGGCTATTTGGAGTTATAAAAAAACCAATTAA
- a CDS encoding ABC transporter permease, translating to MKRFLGFVTKEFYHIFRDKRSMFILFGMPIAQILLFGFAITNEINKVPIAIMDKSNDTETQKIIQKISASKYFYIEQKIYSEAQIEPTFQKGTVKAVLVFEKDYIKNLETLKQAKIHLIADATDPNMANAITTYTQSILQNYNQQSNSKVQIGASIPIETQLYYNPELQSVFTFVPGVMTVILMLISAMMTSISITREKELGTMEVLLVSPLNPVQVILGKVFPYLFLSIINAIVIVTLGVFVFGMPIEGSLLLLAFESILFILTALSLGILISTLSNSQQTAMMISLMGLMLPVIILSGFIFPISSMPLPLQLISNIIPAKWFIIILKAIMLKGASFALIWKETLILFVMMLFFIGWSIQKYKIRLE from the coding sequence ATGAAACGATTTTTAGGTTTTGTAACAAAAGAATTTTACCACATCTTTAGAGATAAACGCTCCATGTTTATTTTATTTGGGATGCCTATTGCTCAAATTTTATTGTTTGGTTTTGCTATAACTAACGAGATTAATAAAGTTCCGATTGCTATTATGGATAAATCTAACGATACCGAAACTCAAAAAATAATCCAGAAAATAAGTGCTTCTAAGTATTTTTATATAGAACAAAAAATTTATTCCGAGGCACAAATAGAACCTACTTTCCAGAAAGGAACAGTCAAAGCAGTATTGGTTTTTGAAAAAGATTATATAAAAAATTTAGAAACCCTAAAACAAGCAAAAATACACCTCATCGCAGATGCCACAGATCCCAACATGGCCAATGCTATAACCACTTACACTCAGTCAATTTTGCAGAATTATAACCAACAGAGCAATTCTAAGGTCCAAATTGGTGCCTCAATACCCATAGAAACCCAACTGTATTACAATCCGGAACTACAAAGCGTATTTACTTTTGTGCCTGGTGTAATGACCGTTATTTTGATGCTTATTTCGGCAATGATGACCTCAATATCCATCACCCGAGAAAAAGAATTAGGCACCATGGAAGTACTTTTGGTATCCCCGCTTAACCCCGTACAGGTTATTTTAGGAAAAGTGTTTCCGTACCTATTTCTATCTATAATCAATGCAATTGTGATTGTAACCTTGGGGGTGTTTGTCTTTGGGATGCCGATAGAAGGAAGTCTTTTATTATTGGCCTTTGAGAGTATTCTTTTTATCCTTACGGCACTCTCTTTAGGTATCCTAATATCCACGCTATCCAACTCGCAGCAAACGGCCATGATGATTTCGTTAATGGGATTGATGCTACCGGTAATTATTCTTTCGGGATTTATTTTTCCGATATCCAGCATGCCATTACCTTTGCAGTTAATCAGTAATATTATTCCTGCAAAGTGGTTTATTATCATTCTAAAAGCCATTATGCTAAAGGGAGCTTCTTTTGCACTCATCTGGAAAGAAACCCTTATACTATTTGTAATGATGCTTTTTTTTATAGGATGGAGCATCCAAAAATATAAAATTAGATTAGAATAA
- a CDS encoding ABC transporter ATP-binding protein: MKTEKIIEVKNLNKKFGTFTAVNAISFEVYKGEIFGFLGANGAGKTTAMKMLIGISKPSSGEAWVAGYEVQNNTEKVKKSIGYMSQKFSLYNDLTVQENIAFFGGIYGLSNTQIKHKTAQLLLALSLEDKANELVGNLPLGWKQKLAFSVALLHDPKIVFLDEPTGGVDPITRRQFWEMIYAQAHKGTTIFVTTHYMDEAEYCDRVSIMVDGKIAALDTPKNLKQHYQARSMNEVFLQLARKKNNS, encoded by the coding sequence ATGAAAACCGAAAAAATTATAGAAGTAAAAAACCTCAACAAAAAATTTGGCACTTTTACGGCAGTGAATGCTATTTCTTTTGAGGTATATAAAGGAGAAATTTTTGGCTTTTTGGGAGCAAATGGCGCAGGCAAAACCACCGCAATGAAAATGCTAATTGGTATTTCTAAACCTTCGTCTGGAGAAGCTTGGGTGGCCGGTTATGAGGTGCAAAATAACACCGAAAAGGTCAAAAAAAGTATTGGATACATGAGTCAAAAATTTTCTTTGTATAATGATTTGACGGTGCAAGAAAACATTGCATTTTTTGGTGGAATTTATGGTTTAAGCAATACCCAAATAAAGCATAAAACTGCCCAACTTCTCCTAGCCTTGTCCTTGGAGGATAAGGCCAACGAATTAGTAGGAAATTTGCCCTTGGGCTGGAAACAAAAATTAGCTTTTTCGGTGGCATTATTACACGATCCCAAAATTGTATTTCTGGACGAGCCAACCGGTGGCGTAGATCCCATTACTCGAAGACAATTCTGGGAAATGATTTATGCTCAAGCCCACAAAGGAACTACCATTTTTGTGACCACGCACTATATGGATGAGGCAGAATATTGTGATCGGGTGTCTATAATGGTGGATGGAAAAATTGCAGCCTTAGATACTCCCAAAAACCTAAAACAACACTACCAGGCACGTTCTATGAACGAAGTCTTTTTGCAATTAGCCCGTAAAAAAAATAACTCTTAA
- a CDS encoding ABC transporter ATP-binding protein, which produces MGILVQNISKSYQGTPALTAVSFAVNKGELFGLIGPDGAGKTTLFRILTTLLLANEGTATLAGLDVVKDYKKIRKEIGYMPGKFSLYEDLTVTENLHFFATIFGTTISENYALIKDIYTQLEPFKDRRAGALSGGMKQKLALCCVLIHKPNILFLDEPTTGVDPVSRSEFWEILKQLQQKGMTILVSTPYMDEATLCDRIAWIEKGKIVKLDSPQHIVSDYDKQLYHVRAQNTHQLIQDLKKYPSQYSVYAFGEYVHYCDTQKDFDPKDLLAYLQQNQHQHIEIHLSVATIEDVFMDITSLNSSQ; this is translated from the coding sequence ATGGGTATTCTTGTTCAAAACATCTCTAAATCGTACCAAGGCACTCCAGCGCTTACGGCGGTGTCCTTTGCAGTAAATAAAGGCGAGTTATTTGGATTAATTGGTCCAGATGGCGCAGGCAAAACCACCCTTTTTAGAATACTAACTACCCTATTGCTGGCAAATGAAGGTACTGCAACTCTGGCTGGTTTGGATGTAGTAAAAGACTACAAAAAAATCAGAAAGGAAATTGGATACATGCCCGGAAAATTTTCGTTGTATGAAGACTTAACCGTTACCGAAAATTTGCATTTTTTTGCAACGATTTTTGGAACTACTATTTCAGAGAATTATGCCTTAATTAAAGACATTTATACCCAACTAGAACCCTTTAAAGACCGAAGAGCTGGAGCGTTATCTGGCGGAATGAAACAAAAATTAGCCTTATGCTGTGTTTTGATTCATAAGCCAAATATATTGTTTTTGGACGAACCAACCACGGGAGTGGATCCGGTTTCTAGAAGTGAATTTTGGGAAATACTAAAACAATTACAACAAAAAGGAATGACCATATTGGTATCTACGCCCTATATGGATGAAGCTACATTATGCGATAGAATTGCATGGATTGAAAAAGGAAAAATAGTGAAATTAGATAGCCCCCAGCATATTGTTTCGGATTATGATAAACAACTTTATCACGTGCGGGCTCAAAACACCCACCAATTAATTCAGGATCTAAAAAAATACCCCAGCCAATACAGTGTGTATGCCTTTGGTGAATACGTACATTATTGCGATACCCAAAAAGATTTTGATCCCAAAGACTTACTGGCGTATTTGCAACAAAACCAACACCAACACATAGAGATCCATCTTTCTGTAGCTACTATAGAGGATGTGTTTATGGATATAACCTCTTTAAATTCTAGCCAATGA
- a CDS encoding HlyD family secretion protein yields the protein MKKIKILSWAVLAISTLSCDKKDTKADGYGNFEATEVTVSAEATGKIVSFALNEGDFIAANKPIGLIDTIQLYYSQQQLEATKNAVFLKSKNVLSQVTILQEQRKTIQTEKTRIQNLLDANAATQQQLDAINGQANVIQEQIKSIQTQNAPILAEANAIGIQIDKIADQIQKSKIINPIDGTVLAKYAEPNEITTFGKPLYKIANTNQMILRVYVSANQLSQIKIGQAVTVKVDVENGLKSYPATVSWISSVAEFTPKIIQTKEERVSLVYGVKVLVQNDGYLKIGMPAEMWRHKSKL from the coding sequence ATGAAAAAAATAAAAATACTATCGTGGGCAGTTTTAGCAATAAGTACGCTCTCTTGTGATAAAAAGGACACCAAAGCAGATGGTTATGGTAATTTTGAAGCCACAGAAGTTACCGTATCGGCAGAAGCCACCGGAAAAATTGTATCCTTTGCTCTAAATGAAGGAGATTTTATTGCTGCAAACAAACCCATAGGCTTAATTGATACCATCCAGTTGTATTACAGCCAACAACAATTAGAGGCTACCAAAAATGCGGTTTTTTTGAAATCCAAAAATGTACTATCCCAAGTTACTATCCTGCAAGAACAGCGCAAAACCATTCAAACAGAAAAAACCCGAATACAAAATCTATTGGATGCAAATGCGGCCACCCAACAACAACTCGATGCAATCAATGGCCAAGCAAATGTAATCCAGGAACAAATAAAAAGCATCCAGACACAAAATGCGCCAATACTTGCTGAGGCAAATGCTATTGGTATTCAAATAGATAAAATTGCCGATCAAATCCAAAAAAGTAAGATTATTAACCCTATAGATGGCACCGTTTTGGCTAAATATGCTGAACCTAACGAAATTACTACATTTGGAAAACCACTCTACAAGATTGCCAATACCAATCAAATGATACTTCGGGTTTATGTGAGTGCCAACCAATTATCTCAAATAAAAATTGGGCAAGCAGTAACAGTCAAAGTAGATGTTGAGAACGGGCTTAAATCTTATCCAGCTACTGTTTCCTGGATTTCGTCTGTGGCAGAATTTACCCCAAAAATTATCCAAACAAAAGAAGAACGCGTGAGTTTAGTATATGGCGTAAAAGTTTTGGTCCAAAATGATGGCTACCTCAAAATAGGAATGCCTGCAGAGATGTGGAGGCACAAATCAAAATTATAA
- a CDS encoding TolC family protein: MRNILILVLCMASFWSTAQQPLSLEACYAAAIQNYPIAKQRDLWQQKNHLETAALYRAKLPKIDLQAQATYQSDVTQLPIAIPNMAITPANQDQYRLTAQANQLVYHGGLIGVNVKLNALQMATEQQEISIQLYQLQSRIAPLFFSILVLQEKNLLLLAKQKQLALKSAEMQSGVQSGAVLIASKKTLEAESLRIKQQLTEIKYQRKNQIENLATLTVLNIDQNVVLVRPTIQTIVAKTNQRPELQLLDLKSQQIDLQKNIIGKNNLPKINAFGQIGYGNPGLNMLDNSFQTFYVLGIRASWKVLDWNQSQKEQQALTLSKGLIATEKERFVIQNQVQLQETENQSYALQEMVTTDKEIIRLREYVEKSAAAQLKYGVITASEYVVALTELYEAKTNEKCHLLQLALAQENYQLLQGQDILNTQ, translated from the coding sequence ATGAGAAATATCCTTATTTTGGTGCTTTGTATGGCTTCTTTTTGGAGCACAGCACAGCAACCGTTGTCGTTAGAGGCTTGTTATGCCGCAGCAATTCAAAACTATCCTATTGCAAAACAACGGGATTTGTGGCAACAAAAAAACCATTTAGAAACTGCCGCACTCTACAGGGCTAAATTACCTAAAATAGACCTTCAAGCGCAGGCTACATACCAATCGGATGTCACCCAATTGCCGATTGCTATTCCAAATATGGCAATAACTCCTGCAAACCAAGACCAATACCGGTTGACCGCACAGGCCAACCAATTGGTATACCACGGCGGTTTGATTGGAGTCAATGTAAAACTAAATGCCTTGCAAATGGCCACAGAACAACAAGAAATTAGCATCCAATTATACCAACTACAATCCAGAATTGCACCTTTATTTTTTTCAATATTGGTATTGCAAGAAAAAAACCTACTACTACTGGCCAAACAAAAACAATTGGCTTTAAAAAGTGCCGAAATGCAATCTGGTGTGCAATCAGGTGCTGTTTTAATTGCCTCTAAAAAAACACTCGAAGCCGAGAGTCTGCGCATAAAACAACAACTCACGGAGATTAAATACCAACGAAAAAACCAGATTGAAAACCTAGCCACTCTTACGGTTTTAAATATAGATCAAAATGTAGTTTTGGTTCGTCCAACAATCCAAACTATAGTAGCGAAAACCAACCAAAGACCCGAACTGCAATTATTGGACTTAAAAAGCCAACAAATAGATCTTCAAAAAAACATTATTGGCAAAAACAATTTGCCCAAAATAAATGCTTTTGGACAAATAGGCTACGGAAACCCAGGTTTGAATATGCTGGATAATTCTTTTCAAACTTTTTATGTATTGGGTATCCGAGCCAGCTGGAAGGTATTGGACTGGAACCAATCTCAAAAAGAACAACAAGCCCTCACGCTCTCTAAGGGACTTATTGCCACAGAAAAAGAACGTTTTGTAATCCAAAACCAAGTTCAGTTGCAAGAAACAGAAAACCAAAGCTACGCACTACAAGAGATGGTAACTACAGATAAAGAAATTATTAGATTACGAGAATATGTCGAAAAATCTGCTGCTGCACAACTAAAATATGGTGTAATTACGGCCTCAGAATATGTGGTGGCCTTGACAGAATTATATGAGGCCAAAACAAATGAAAAATGCCATTTACTACAACTAGCTTTGGCACAAGAAAATTACCAATTACTGCAAGGACAGGATATTCTAAATACCCAATAA
- a CDS encoding TetR/AcrR family transcriptional regulator, protein MTTEEKIFNAARIVFQKKGFSGARMQEIADQAGINKAMLHYCFKSKQRLFEAVFNNAFNQLAPQVNAIFNSDATVFEKIKEFTHSYLEFVIKNPFLPPFIIQEMNNNPEFVTTFLKNTNRPNPSFLITQIEHEIQSGILKELNPKQLLLDVFSMTVFPFAAQTLVKNLLQISDPEFNQLMQQRQTSIAEQIINTIKK, encoded by the coding sequence ATGACAACCGAAGAAAAAATTTTTAATGCCGCCAGAATTGTATTTCAAAAAAAAGGGTTCTCCGGTGCACGAATGCAAGAAATTGCAGACCAAGCAGGCATCAATAAAGCCATGCTACACTATTGTTTTAAGAGCAAACAACGGTTGTTTGAAGCCGTTTTTAATAATGCCTTTAACCAATTAGCCCCTCAGGTAAATGCAATCTTTAATAGTGATGCAACCGTTTTTGAGAAAATTAAAGAGTTTACCCACAGTTATCTCGAATTTGTGATAAAAAACCCCTTCTTGCCTCCATTTATAATTCAAGAAATGAATAATAACCCCGAATTTGTTACTACTTTTTTAAAAAACACCAACAGGCCCAATCCTTCCTTTTTGATTACTCAAATAGAGCACGAAATTCAATCCGGAATCCTTAAAGAACTGAATCCGAAACAACTACTATTGGATGTTTTTTCTATGACGGTATTTCCATTTGCGGCACAAACCTTAGTTAAAAATTTGCTGCAAATCTCAGATCCAGAATTTAACCAATTAATGCAACAACGTCAAACCAGTATTGCCGAACAAATTATTAATACCATCAAAAAATGA
- the trxA gene encoding thioredoxin: MSNFTTLIQSDKPVLVDFFASWCGPCKVLGPILKEVKDHLADGISIIKIDVDKNQQLASQYQVKGVPTMILFQNGKQVWRQSGVLSKTELIQIILEKSH, translated from the coding sequence ATGAGTAATTTTACTACCCTAATTCAATCCGACAAACCCGTACTAGTAGATTTTTTTGCCAGCTGGTGTGGGCCTTGCAAAGTACTTGGACCTATTTTAAAAGAAGTCAAAGACCATTTAGCAGACGGCATCTCCATTATCAAAATTGATGTAGACAAAAACCAGCAACTAGCCTCCCAATACCAAGTTAAAGGCGTTCCTACCATGATTTTATTCCAAAATGGAAAACAAGTATGGAGACAGTCTGGTGTTTTGTCAAAAACAGAGCTGATCCAAATTATTTTAGAAAAAAGCCATTAA